Proteins encoded together in one Laspinema palackyanum D2c window:
- the mutY gene encoding A/G-specific adenine glycosylase, which produces MELKKLNQNQSVTRTSAGSSQSLPNFAILDLRDSLLSWYAQEGRDLPWRHHRDPYPIWISEIMLQQTQVKTVIPYYYRWLERFPTVASLAESSQQDVLKLWQGLGYYARARNLHAGAQAIVQDYGGRFPRTLEAALALPGIGRTTAGGILSAAFNLPLPILDGNVKRIFARLIGLQVPPAKAMKLLWQCSEVLLDPENPRDFNQALMDLGATLCTPKAPECSRCPWMAHCQAYHLHIQADLPMRETSSPLPHKLIGVAVIWNERGEILIDRRRQEGLLGGLWEFPGGKIEPGETVSDCIHREIREELAIAVEVGAQLITLEHAYTHFRVTLTVHHCRHVAGEPQPLESDEVRWVGLDEIDQFPFPKANVKIIEALRQSPNSSFQP; this is translated from the coding sequence GTGGAGTTGAAAAAATTAAATCAAAACCAGAGTGTCACTCGAACTTCGGCAGGCTCATCCCAGAGTTTGCCGAATTTTGCTATCTTAGACCTGCGGGACTCTCTGCTGAGTTGGTATGCCCAAGAAGGACGAGATTTACCTTGGCGTCACCACCGGGATCCCTATCCCATTTGGATCTCGGAAATTATGTTACAGCAGACCCAAGTTAAAACGGTTATCCCCTATTATTATCGATGGTTGGAGCGTTTTCCAACGGTCGCCAGTTTAGCCGAATCCAGTCAACAGGATGTGCTCAAATTGTGGCAAGGGTTGGGATATTATGCTCGTGCACGCAATTTACACGCCGGTGCTCAGGCGATCGTTCAGGACTATGGAGGCAGATTTCCCAGGACCCTAGAAGCGGCGCTGGCGTTACCGGGAATTGGTCGAACCACGGCAGGAGGAATCCTCAGTGCGGCGTTTAATTTACCCCTGCCGATTCTCGATGGGAATGTGAAGCGGATTTTCGCTAGACTCATAGGGTTGCAGGTGCCACCGGCAAAGGCGATGAAGCTGTTATGGCAGTGTTCAGAAGTCTTGCTAGATCCTGAAAATCCTCGGGATTTTAATCAGGCTTTGATGGATTTGGGGGCGACTCTATGCACTCCGAAGGCTCCTGAGTGCAGTCGCTGTCCTTGGATGGCTCACTGTCAGGCTTATCATTTACATATTCAGGCTGATTTACCCATGCGTGAAACCTCTAGTCCCCTCCCCCATAAACTGATTGGTGTAGCCGTGATTTGGAATGAACGAGGGGAGATTTTGATTGATCGGCGACGTCAGGAAGGACTCCTCGGGGGGTTATGGGAATTTCCAGGGGGGAAAATTGAACCGGGAGAAACGGTGTCGGATTGTATCCACCGGGAAATTCGGGAGGAGTTGGCGATCGCGGTGGAAGTAGGTGCACAACTGATTACGCTAGAACACGCTTATACCCATTTTCGGGTGACTTTAACGGTTCATCATTGTCGTCATGTTGCCGGGGAACCACAACCGTTGGAATCCGATGAAGTGCGCTGGGTGGGATTAGATGAAATCGACCAGTTTCCGTTTCCCAAAGCGAATGTCAAGATTATTGAGGCGCTCCGTCAGTCCCCCAATTCTTCATTTCAGCCGTAG
- a CDS encoding DUF760 domain-containing protein → MNPESNRPPEFLSEEGDNNLLWDYLQSLSPEAVSQLSRPSSSDVFQVMERNIIGLLGNLPPEHFGVTITTSREHLGRILASAMISGYFLRNAEQRMAFENSLHFTESHPKIHE, encoded by the coding sequence ATGAATCCTGAATCCAATCGCCCGCCCGAATTTCTCTCAGAAGAGGGAGACAATAATTTACTGTGGGACTACTTACAATCCTTGAGTCCGGAAGCCGTTTCCCAACTCTCTCGACCTAGCTCCTCTGATGTGTTTCAAGTCATGGAACGCAACATCATCGGCTTGTTAGGAAATCTTCCCCCGGAACACTTTGGCGTGACGATTACCACCAGTCGCGAGCATCTCGGACGAATTTTAGCCTCAGCGATGATTAGTGGCTATTTTCTCCGCAATGCGGAACAACGCATGGCTTTTGAAAACTCCTTACATTTTACCGAATCTCATCCTAAAATTCATGAGTAA